A stretch of Vibrio aphrogenes DNA encodes these proteins:
- the iscU gene encoding Fe-S cluster assembly scaffold IscU, whose product MAYSEKVIDHYENPRNVGSFDKEDPSIGSGMVGAPACGDVMKLQIKVSPEGIIEDAKFKTYGCGSAIASSSLVTEWVKGKSLDEAASIKNAEIAEELALPPVKVHCSILAEDAIKAAVSDYKKKHQ is encoded by the coding sequence ATGGCTTATAGCGAAAAAGTAATCGATCATTATGAGAACCCACGTAACGTTGGTTCTTTTGATAAAGAAGATCCTAGCATTGGTAGTGGTATGGTTGGTGCTCCGGCTTGTGGTGACGTAATGAAACTGCAGATCAAAGTATCACCAGAAGGTATCATTGAAGATGCTAAATTTAAAACTTACGGTTGCGGCTCTGCAATTGCTTCAAGTTCACTGGTGACAGAATGGGTGAAAGGCAAAAGCTTAGATGAAGCAGCTTCAATTAAAAATGCTGAGATTGCGGAAGAATTAGCCTTACCACCGGTGAAGGTGCACTGTTCAATTTTAGCGGAAGATGCGATTAAAGCCGCCGTATCCGATTATAAGAAAAAACATCAATAA
- the secF gene encoding protein translocase subunit SecF, giving the protein MFQILKADKAIDFMRWSKFAFVLSGLMIAASLFSISTKWFNWGLDFTGGTLIEVTFEHPANLPVLREALAQDGFADATIQNFGSAQDVMVRMRPREGTKGETIGNQVLESLKQASGDQVELKRIEFVGPNVGDELAEAGGLAILISLLCILMYVSMRFEWRLSAGAVMSLAHDVTITLGIFSFLQIEIDLTIIAALLTVVGYSLNDTIVVFDRIRENFRKMRNSEPRDIMNSSITQTLSRTLITSGTTLFVVIALFTQGGANIHGFALALLLGITVGTYSSIYVASAVALRFGLTREHLMPTQVEKEGADQDPMMP; this is encoded by the coding sequence ATGTTTCAAATATTGAAAGCAGACAAAGCGATCGACTTTATGCGTTGGTCTAAATTTGCCTTCGTTTTATCAGGATTAATGATCGCAGCTTCTTTATTCTCCATTTCAACCAAATGGTTTAATTGGGGGTTAGATTTTACCGGTGGTACTTTAATTGAGGTGACGTTTGAGCACCCCGCTAATTTACCGGTATTACGTGAAGCGTTAGCACAAGATGGGTTTGCTGATGCAACCATTCAAAACTTTGGCTCTGCACAAGATGTGATGGTGCGTATGCGCCCACGTGAAGGAACCAAAGGGGAAACCATTGGTAATCAGGTGCTTGAATCTTTAAAGCAAGCTTCTGGTGATCAAGTTGAATTAAAACGTATCGAATTTGTAGGGCCGAATGTTGGTGATGAGCTGGCTGAAGCGGGTGGTCTTGCGATTTTGATCTCTTTACTTTGTATTTTGATGTACGTGTCCATGCGTTTTGAATGGCGTTTATCGGCTGGGGCAGTAATGTCTTTGGCTCATGACGTCACCATTACACTGGGTATTTTTTCATTTTTACAAATTGAGATTGATTTAACGATCATTGCTGCGCTACTGACTGTGGTTGGTTACTCACTCAACGATACCATCGTAGTGTTTGACCGAATTCGTGAAAACTTCCGTAAGATGCGTAATAGTGAACCAAGAGACATCATGAACAGTTCGATTACTCAAACGCTAAGCCGTACCTTGATTACTTCAGGTACAACACTTTTCGTTGTAATTGCTCTATTTACTCAAGGTGGCGCTAATATTCATGGCTTCGCATTAGCCTTGTTGTTGGGTATTACCGTTGGTACTTACTCATCGATCTACGTGGCATCTGCGGTTGCCTTACGCTTTGGTTTGACTCGTGAGCACTTAATGCCAACACAAGTTGAAAAAGAAGGCGCGGATCAAGATCCTATGATGCCTTAA
- the queA gene encoding tRNA preQ1(34) S-adenosylmethionine ribosyltransferase-isomerase QueA, giving the protein MQVSDFDFELPDELIARYPQPQRTASRLLQLNGNSGELNDGKFTDVLDLVQPGDLIVFNNTRVIPARVFGRKESGGKIEVLVERVVDEHTILAHVRASKSPKPGNTLFLGENDEFKAQMVARHDALFEIRFDDDMGVFDILNQIGHMPLPPYIDRPDEEADKERYQTVYNKKPGAVAAPTAGLHFDNELLAQIKAKGVEFAYVTLHVGAGTFQPVRVDDIQEHHMHSEYVEVPQEVVDAIAATKARGGRIIAVGTTSVRSLESAAQDAQQKGTQLAPFFGDTEIFIYPGYEYQLVDVLITNFHLPESTLIMLVSAFAGYEHVMNAYQHAVQQQYRFFSYGDAMFVTKKQ; this is encoded by the coding sequence ATGCAAGTATCTGATTTTGATTTCGAACTTCCTGATGAGCTGATTGCTCGTTATCCTCAACCTCAACGTACCGCGAGTCGTTTATTACAATTAAATGGTAACAGTGGCGAGTTAAATGACGGTAAATTTACCGATGTACTGGATTTAGTTCAGCCGGGTGACTTAATTGTTTTTAATAATACTCGTGTTATTCCTGCACGCGTGTTTGGACGCAAAGAATCAGGCGGTAAAATTGAAGTATTAGTGGAACGTGTGGTCGATGAACACACAATTTTGGCGCATGTTCGAGCATCTAAATCGCCAAAACCTGGCAATACTTTGTTTTTAGGCGAGAATGATGAATTTAAAGCACAAATGGTGGCGCGTCATGATGCCCTGTTTGAGATTCGCTTTGACGATGACATGGGGGTATTTGATATTTTAAATCAAATTGGCCACATGCCATTGCCACCTTATATCGACCGACCTGATGAAGAAGCGGATAAAGAGCGTTACCAAACGGTTTACAACAAAAAACCTGGGGCTGTAGCGGCGCCAACCGCTGGTTTGCATTTTGATAATGAACTTTTAGCGCAAATCAAAGCCAAAGGGGTTGAATTTGCTTATGTCACCTTGCATGTAGGCGCTGGGACTTTCCAGCCGGTACGCGTTGATGATATTCAAGAGCACCACATGCATTCTGAATATGTTGAAGTACCTCAAGAGGTTGTGGATGCGATTGCCGCCACGAAAGCTCGTGGTGGTCGAATCATTGCTGTCGGTACTACCTCGGTTCGTTCATTAGAAAGCGCGGCGCAAGATGCTCAACAAAAGGGCACACAATTGGCTCCCTTTTTTGGTGATACCGAAATCTTCATCTACCCAGGTTATGAATACCAGTTGGTGGATGTCTTGATCACCAACTTCCACCTGCCAGAGTCGACACTAATTATGTTAGTGAGTGCTTTTGCCGGTTATGAGCATGTGATGAATGCTTATCAGCATGCTGTACAACAACAATATCGCTTCTTTAGTTATGGCGATGCGATGTTTGTAACGAAAAAGCAGTAA
- a CDS encoding peroxiredoxin C, which yields MVLVGRQAPDFTAAAVLGNGEIVDSFNFSEFTKGKKAVVFFYPLDFTFVCPSELIAFDKRFEDFQAKGVEVIGVSIDSQFSHNAWRNTAVADGGIGQVKYPLVADVKHEIVKAYDVEHPEAGVAFRGSFLIDEEGVVRHQVINDLPLGRNIDEMLRMVDALNFHQKHGEVCPAQWEEGKAGMKGSTEGVAAYLSEHEADLNKK from the coding sequence ATGGTACTAGTAGGTCGTCAAGCCCCAGATTTCACAGCCGCAGCGGTATTAGGTAATGGTGAGATCGTTGATTCATTCAATTTTTCAGAATTTACTAAAGGCAAGAAAGCGGTTGTTTTCTTCTACCCTCTAGACTTCACCTTCGTTTGCCCATCAGAGCTGATTGCTTTTGACAAACGTTTCGAAGATTTCCAAGCCAAAGGTGTGGAAGTGATCGGTGTGTCTATCGATTCTCAATTCTCACACAATGCATGGCGTAACACTGCCGTAGCTGATGGCGGTATCGGTCAAGTTAAATACCCTCTTGTTGCTGATGTTAAGCATGAAATCGTAAAAGCCTACGATGTCGAACATCCAGAAGCAGGTGTTGCTTTCCGTGGCTCTTTCCTTATCGATGAAGAAGGCGTTGTACGTCACCAAGTGATTAACGACCTACCACTAGGCCGCAATATTGACGAAATGCTTCGTATGGTTGACGCACTAAACTTCCACCAAAAACACGGTGAAGTATGCCCAGCACAATGGGAAGAAGGTAAAGCAGGTATGAAAGGTTCAACAGAAGGTGTTGCCGCTTACCTGTCTGAGCACGAAGCTGACCTAAACAAAAAATAA
- the yajC gene encoding preprotein translocase subunit YajC — MSLFISQAHASASGAPAGGGMEMFIMLGMFALIFYFMIYRPQAKRVKEHKNLMASMSKGDEVLTSGGLIGKIVKISEDNSYILLALNENNEVTIKKDFVTAVLPKGTIKSL, encoded by the coding sequence ATGAGTTTATTTATTTCTCAAGCACATGCGTCTGCGTCTGGAGCACCTGCTGGTGGTGGCATGGAAATGTTTATCATGTTGGGTATGTTTGCACTGATCTTTTATTTCATGATCTATCGCCCACAAGCGAAACGCGTAAAAGAGCATAAAAACCTAATGGCTTCAATGTCTAAAGGTGATGAAGTGCTTACCAGTGGTGGTCTTATTGGTAAAATCGTTAAGATCTCGGAAGATAATAGCTACATCCTTCTAGCATTAAATGAAAACAATGAAGTAACAATCAAAAAAGATTTCGTTACTGCTGTGTTGCCGAAAGGAACAATTAAATCTCTTTAA
- the trmJ gene encoding tRNA (cytosine(32)/uridine(32)-2'-O)-methyltransferase TrmJ produces the protein MLDNIKVILVGTSHSGNIGSAARAMKVMGLTELVLVSPQCEVDDQTLSLASGAGDVAENALIVDTLDEAIADCVLVVGSSARSRTLEWPMLEPRECGRKFIQHAQQGKVALVFGRERTGLTNEELQKCHYHVCIPANPQYSSLNLAMAVQTLSYEIRMAWLEQQAAQYPAAVIEEYPRHKELELFYQHLENVILKTQFISQDKPNLVMNKLRRLFSRTRPETQELNMLRGILTSVEKSLAEQNNKD, from the coding sequence ATGTTAGATAATATCAAAGTAATTTTAGTTGGTACCTCTCACTCGGGGAACATAGGTTCAGCAGCAAGAGCAATGAAAGTGATGGGATTGACAGAATTAGTGCTCGTGTCACCTCAATGTGAAGTGGATGATCAAACATTATCATTAGCATCTGGTGCGGGTGATGTGGCTGAAAATGCTCTAATCGTCGATACATTAGATGAAGCCATTGCAGATTGTGTACTGGTGGTAGGCTCAAGCGCGCGCTCTCGAACACTCGAATGGCCAATGCTAGAGCCAAGAGAATGTGGCCGTAAGTTTATTCAACATGCTCAACAAGGCAAGGTCGCACTGGTTTTTGGTCGTGAAAGAACCGGGCTTACCAATGAAGAATTACAAAAATGTCATTATCATGTTTGTATCCCTGCCAATCCACAATACAGTTCACTGAATTTAGCCATGGCTGTCCAAACGCTGAGTTATGAAATTCGTATGGCTTGGCTTGAGCAACAAGCGGCTCAATACCCAGCAGCGGTAATCGAAGAGTATCCACGCCATAAAGAGTTGGAATTATTTTATCAGCACCTTGAAAATGTGATCTTGAAGACCCAGTTTATCTCCCAAGATAAACCGAACTTAGTCATGAATAAGCTCAGACGATTATTCAGTCGTACTCGCCCTGAAACACAAGAATTAAACATGTTACGTGGTATATTAACGTCCGTTGAAAAATCATTAGCCGAGCAGAATAACAAAGATTGA
- the tgt gene encoding tRNA guanosine(34) transglycosylase Tgt yields MKYELIKKDGVARRGRLTFKRGTVETPAFMPVGTYGTVKGMTPEEVKDTGAEILLGNTFHLWLRPGQEIMKLHGDLHDFMNWQGPILTDSGGFQVFSLGDIRKITEEGVHFRNPVNGDKIFMDAEKSMEIQKDLGSDIVMIFDECTPYPATHEEARKSMEMSLRWAQRSRDHFDKLENPNALFGIVQGGVYGDLRDVSVKGLTEIGFDGYAVGGLAVGEPKEDMHHMLEHTCPQLPEDKPRYLMGVGKPEDLVEGVRRGIDMFDCVMPTRNARNGHLFVTGGVIKIRNASHKTDTSALDPECDCYTCKNYSKSYLHHLDRCNEILGARLNTIHNLRYYQRLMAAIRLAIDEDRFDEFVQEFYARRDREVPPLQKEVRMSDLSQ; encoded by the coding sequence GTGAAATACGAACTAATTAAAAAAGACGGCGTAGCTCGTCGTGGACGCTTAACGTTTAAACGTGGCACAGTAGAAACACCAGCATTCATGCCAGTAGGGACTTACGGTACCGTAAAAGGCATGACCCCAGAAGAAGTAAAAGATACTGGGGCGGAAATTTTACTGGGCAACACGTTCCATTTATGGCTACGCCCTGGTCAAGAGATCATGAAGCTGCATGGTGACTTACATGATTTTATGAACTGGCAAGGTCCTATTTTGACCGATTCAGGCGGCTTCCAAGTATTTAGCCTTGGTGATATTCGTAAGATCACAGAAGAAGGGGTGCATTTTCGCAACCCAGTAAATGGCGATAAAATTTTCATGGACGCAGAAAAGTCGATGGAAATTCAAAAGGATCTTGGCTCTGACATCGTGATGATTTTCGATGAATGTACGCCATACCCTGCGACGCATGAAGAAGCGCGTAAATCGATGGAAATGTCATTACGTTGGGCACAGCGCAGCCGTGATCATTTCGATAAATTAGAAAACCCGAATGCTTTATTTGGTATTGTTCAGGGTGGTGTTTACGGTGATCTGCGTGATGTATCGGTAAAAGGGTTAACCGAAATCGGTTTTGATGGTTACGCCGTAGGTGGTTTAGCTGTGGGTGAGCCGAAAGAAGATATGCACCACATGCTTGAGCATACTTGTCCACAACTACCAGAAGACAAACCTCGTTACTTAATGGGGGTTGGCAAACCGGAAGATTTAGTTGAAGGTGTACGTCGCGGAATTGATATGTTCGATTGCGTTATGCCGACTCGAAATGCACGTAATGGCCATCTTTTTGTGACTGGTGGCGTGATTAAAATTCGTAACGCTTCGCATAAAACAGATACCTCTGCACTCGATCCTGAATGTGATTGTTACACTTGTAAAAACTATTCAAAATCGTATTTGCATCATCTTGATCGTTGTAATGAGATTTTAGGTGCGCGTTTAAATACGATTCATAACCTTCGTTACTATCAACGTTTAATGGCAGCGATTCGTCTTGCTATTGATGAAGATCGTTTTGATGAATTTGTACAAGAGTTCTATGCACGACGTGATCGTGAAGTACCGCCTTTGCAAAAAGAAGTACGAATGAGTGATTTATCACAATAA
- the iscR gene encoding Fe-S cluster assembly transcriptional regulator IscR, with translation MRLTSKGRYAVTAMLDVALHSSQGPVPLADISERQGISLSYLEQLFSRLRKAGLVASVRGPGGGYRLGVNASEIAVGTVIAAVDESVDATKCQGKGDCQGGVRCLTHTLWHDLSARISEFLDGITLGELMLNSEVLDISERQNIELVVNNSFGNNNYASDNHDKADTVGMNARS, from the coding sequence ATGAGACTGACATCAAAAGGAAGATATGCGGTAACAGCAATGTTGGATGTGGCGCTACATTCAAGTCAAGGACCTGTTCCGTTAGCCGATATTTCAGAACGCCAAGGGATTTCTTTATCTTACTTGGAGCAACTTTTTTCACGACTTCGTAAAGCGGGCCTAGTGGCGAGTGTACGTGGTCCTGGTGGCGGATACCGTTTAGGTGTTAACGCCAGCGAAATTGCAGTTGGCACTGTGATTGCCGCAGTGGATGAATCTGTTGATGCAACAAAATGCCAAGGTAAAGGCGACTGTCAAGGTGGTGTTCGCTGCTTAACACACACTTTATGGCATGATTTAAGCGCTCGCATCAGTGAGTTCTTAGATGGCATTACTCTTGGAGAGCTGATGTTAAATAGTGAAGTTCTTGATATATCAGAGCGCCAGAATATAGAACTAGTAGTGAATAACAGCTTTGGTAATAATAATTACGCATCAGACAATCATGATAAAGCTGACACTGTTGGTATGAATGCTCGCTCGTAA
- the secD gene encoding protein translocase subunit SecD, producing the protein MLNRYPLWKYLMVAAVILISALYALPNIYGEDPAVQITGARGASVDMSTLDSINTVLKEKNIETQSVALENGSVLVRFKDTDTQLSARDIINQTMGQDFVVALNLAPATPSWLDAIGATPMKLGLDLRGGVHFLMEVDMDAAMEKLIGQQEESFRSDLRDERIRYRAIRPSGKDAVEVVLRNEEQREQAKKILSDKHRDMVFTNGNNNALIAKFNEARLLEIRNYAVEQNITILRNRVNELGVAEPLVQRQGASRIVVELPGVQDTARAKEILGATATLEFREVDDKADLAAAAAGRVPAGSEVKFDKDGRPAVLKKRVILGGSSITDASSSTDEYGRPQVNISLDSEGGNKMSDFSKKNIGKLMATVFTEYKDSGKRTPEGKVILTQHEEVINQATIQSALGRSFRITGIDSQAEAHNLALLLRAGALIAPISIVEERTIGPSMGQQNIDKGIQACIWGLVAVMLFTLIYYRRFGLIANMALMSNLVLIIGIMSLIPGATMTLPGIAGIVLTVGMAVDANVLIFERIREELKEGRSPQQAIHQGYANAFSTIADANITTLITAIILFAVGTGAIKGFAVTLSIGILTSMFTAIIGTRCVVNLMYGGKRNIKKLSI; encoded by the coding sequence GTGCTAAACCGTTACCCTTTATGGAAGTATCTGATGGTGGCTGCAGTCATCTTAATCAGTGCGCTATATGCTCTTCCAAATATTTACGGTGAAGATCCTGCGGTACAAATCACTGGGGCGCGAGGCGCCTCAGTTGATATGTCGACTTTGGATTCTATCAATACCGTATTAAAAGAAAAAAACATTGAAACTCAATCTGTTGCATTAGAAAACGGTTCAGTCCTCGTTCGTTTTAAAGATACAGATACCCAACTTTCTGCTCGTGACATTATCAACCAAACCATGGGTCAAGATTTTGTTGTGGCATTAAACCTCGCTCCTGCAACACCGAGCTGGCTAGACGCTATCGGTGCTACTCCAATGAAACTTGGTCTTGATTTACGCGGCGGTGTTCACTTCTTAATGGAAGTGGATATGGATGCGGCGATGGAAAAATTAATTGGCCAACAAGAAGAATCTTTCCGTAGTGATCTTCGAGATGAGCGTATTCGTTATCGTGCGATTCGTCCTTCAGGCAAAGACGCAGTTGAAGTGGTACTTCGTAATGAAGAACAACGTGAACAAGCGAAAAAGATTTTGTCAGATAAACATCGTGACATGGTCTTCACCAACGGTAATAACAACGCTCTCATTGCTAAGTTTAATGAAGCACGTTTACTTGAAATCCGTAATTATGCGGTAGAGCAAAACATCACGATTTTACGTAACCGTGTTAATGAATTGGGGGTTGCTGAACCTTTAGTTCAACGTCAAGGTGCAAGCCGCATTGTGGTGGAGCTGCCGGGTGTACAAGATACTGCTCGCGCGAAAGAAATTTTAGGTGCGACTGCAACCTTAGAGTTTCGTGAAGTCGACGATAAAGCAGATTTAGCGGCCGCGGCTGCAGGGCGTGTTCCTGCTGGTAGCGAAGTGAAGTTTGATAAAGATGGTCGTCCTGCGGTACTGAAAAAACGAGTGATTCTTGGTGGTTCAAGTATTACAGATGCAAGCTCAAGTACTGATGAATATGGTCGCCCACAAGTTAACATCTCGCTAGACAGCGAAGGTGGAAATAAAATGTCTGATTTCTCAAAGAAAAATATTGGGAAATTAATGGCGACAGTGTTCACTGAGTATAAAGATAGCGGTAAACGTACGCCGGAAGGCAAAGTGATTTTAACTCAGCATGAAGAAGTGATTAACCAAGCAACGATTCAATCTGCGCTAGGTCGTAGCTTCCGTATTACTGGTATTGACTCACAAGCTGAAGCACATAACCTCGCATTGTTGCTACGCGCAGGGGCGTTAATTGCACCGATTTCCATTGTGGAAGAGCGTACGATTGGACCATCAATGGGGCAACAAAACATCGATAAAGGTATCCAAGCGTGTATTTGGGGCTTAGTGGCTGTAATGCTGTTTACCTTAATTTACTATCGCCGCTTTGGTTTGATTGCCAACATGGCATTGATGTCGAACTTGGTATTGATTATCGGGATCATGTCGTTAATTCCTGGTGCGACGATGACCTTGCCTGGTATTGCCGGTATTGTCTTGACCGTCGGGATGGCTGTCGATGCGAACGTATTGATTTTTGAAAGGATACGTGAAGAGCTTAAAGAAGGACGCAGTCCTCAACAAGCGATCCATCAAGGTTATGCTAATGCCTTTAGTACCATTGCCGATGCCAATATTACCACCCTTATCACAGCGATTATTTTGTTTGCAGTGGGAACAGGGGCTATCAAAGGCTTTGCAGTGACATTATCGATTGGTATTTTAACCTCAATGTTTACAGCCATCATTGGCACACGTTGTGTGGTCAACCTAATGTACGGTGGTAAGCGCAACATTAAGAAATTGTCGATCTAA
- a CDS encoding IscS subfamily cysteine desulfurase, which yields MKLPIYFDYSATCPVDPRVAEKMVQFMTMDGTFGNPASRSHRFGWQAEEAVDHAREQIADILNADPREIVFTSGATESDNLAIKGVAHFYGKQGKHIITCKTEHKAVLDPCRQLEREGYEVTYLEPESNGLIDLEKFKAALRDDTVLVSIMHVNNEIGVIQDIAALGELCRANKTVFHVDAAQSAGKLPIDTQALKVDLISLSAHKIYGPKGIGALYVRRKPRIRLEAQMHGGGHERGFRSGTLPTHQIVGMGEAFAIAKQDMQKDYDHALALRNRLLDGLKDMEAVTINGDLEQRLPNNLNVSFAFVEGESLLMALKDLAVSSGSACTSASLEPSYVLRALGLDDELAHSSVRFSFGRFTTEEEVDYAVEQIRVAVDKLRDMSPLWDMYKEGIDLNTVEWAHH from the coding sequence ATGAAACTGCCTATTTATTTTGACTATTCTGCAACATGTCCAGTAGATCCACGTGTTGCTGAGAAAATGGTTCAATTTATGACGATGGACGGCACCTTTGGTAACCCTGCGTCTCGATCGCACCGTTTTGGTTGGCAAGCCGAAGAAGCAGTTGATCATGCTCGTGAGCAAATTGCTGATATTTTAAATGCCGATCCACGTGAAATCGTCTTTACTTCAGGCGCCACAGAGTCAGATAACCTTGCGATTAAAGGGGTGGCTCATTTCTACGGAAAACAAGGCAAGCACATCATCACTTGTAAAACCGAGCATAAAGCCGTGCTCGACCCTTGCCGCCAACTTGAGCGTGAAGGTTATGAGGTGACCTATCTTGAGCCTGAAAGTAATGGACTTATTGATTTAGAAAAATTCAAGGCAGCATTGCGTGACGATACCGTGTTAGTGTCCATCATGCATGTCAACAATGAAATTGGTGTTATTCAAGATATTGCTGCACTGGGTGAGCTATGTCGTGCTAACAAAACCGTTTTCCATGTCGATGCGGCTCAATCTGCGGGTAAATTACCGATTGATACGCAAGCATTGAAAGTCGATCTTATCTCATTATCGGCACATAAAATTTATGGCCCTAAAGGGATTGGCGCACTTTACGTTCGTCGTAAACCACGTATTCGCCTAGAAGCGCAAATGCACGGTGGTGGTCATGAGCGTGGCTTCCGTTCAGGGACTTTACCAACGCACCAAATCGTAGGTATGGGTGAAGCGTTTGCGATTGCTAAACAAGACATGCAAAAAGATTATGACCACGCATTAGCCTTGCGTAATCGTCTATTAGACGGTCTAAAAGATATGGAAGCGGTGACCATCAATGGTGATTTAGAACAGCGCTTACCAAACAACTTAAACGTAAGTTTTGCCTTTGTAGAAGGTGAATCTTTATTAATGGCATTGAAAGATTTAGCGGTATCTTCTGGTTCAGCCTGTACATCAGCGAGCCTTGAGCCATCCTATGTTTTACGTGCATTAGGCTTAGATGACGAGTTAGCTCATAGCTCTGTTCGCTTCTCATTTGGCCGTTTTACTACGGAAGAAGAAGTGGATTACGCTGTTGAGCAAATTCGTGTTGCAGTAGATAAACTCCGTGATATGTCACCGTTATGGGACATGTACAAAGAAGGGATTGATTTGAACACTGTTGAGTGGGCACATCACTAA
- the suhB gene encoding inositol-1-monophosphatase, with the protein MHPMLNIAIRAARVAGNHIAKSLENTDKIESTQKGQNDFVTNIDKEAELLIIDTIKKSYPEHCIVGEEGGSVEGKDTDVQWIIDPLDGTTNFMKGFPHFSISIAVRMRGKTEVACVYDPIRNELFTAQRGSGAQLNNARLRINPIKDLNGAILATGFPFKQKQHSESYIKIVGGLFTECADFRRTGSAALDLCYLAAGRVDGFFELGLKPWDIAAGELIAREAGAILTDFAGGTNYLASGNLVASSARGVKSILKHVREHANEGMMK; encoded by the coding sequence ATGCATCCTATGCTAAATATCGCTATTCGTGCTGCACGTGTAGCTGGCAACCATATTGCAAAATCATTAGAAAATACTGACAAGATTGAATCAACTCAAAAAGGTCAGAACGACTTTGTCACTAATATCGACAAAGAAGCAGAATTACTGATTATCGATACCATCAAAAAGTCTTACCCTGAACACTGCATCGTTGGTGAAGAAGGTGGCTCTGTTGAAGGTAAAGATACTGACGTACAATGGATCATTGACCCACTGGATGGCACCACTAACTTCATGAAAGGCTTCCCTCACTTCTCTATTTCTATCGCTGTTCGTATGCGCGGTAAGACTGAAGTAGCCTGTGTTTACGATCCTATTCGTAACGAGTTATTCACGGCTCAACGCGGTTCTGGTGCTCAATTAAACAATGCCCGTCTTCGCATTAACCCTATCAAAGATTTAAATGGCGCAATCTTAGCCACTGGCTTCCCATTTAAACAAAAACAACATTCTGAAAGCTATATCAAAATCGTTGGCGGTTTATTTACTGAGTGTGCTGATTTCCGTCGCACTGGTTCTGCTGCTCTTGATTTATGTTACCTAGCGGCTGGTCGTGTAGATGGCTTCTTCGAGCTTGGTTTAAAACCATGGGATATCGCAGCGGGTGAATTGATCGCTCGTGAAGCTGGTGCAATTTTAACTGACTTTGCAGGCGGTACTAACTACCTAGCTTCAGGTAATCTTGTCGCTTCAAGTGCACGTGGTGTAAAGAGCATTCTTAAACACGTTCGTGAACACGCTAACGAAGGCATGATGAAGTAA